In the Paucidesulfovibrio gracilis DSM 16080 genome, CGCGCCGCCTGCCAAAGATCGGGCGGGAGCCGCTGCGCGGCAGCCTGCGCCAGTTTCGAATCCCCGGCAAAATTGGCGACCACACGCCCCATGTGGGAAAGCTCGGCCGTGACAACGGGCAACACGAACCAGAGCGCCAACCCCGCCAGAATCAGGGATCCGAGCAGCGTCAGGACCACGGCCGGGCCGCGCCGACCCTTGAATCGGCGTTGCAGCATGCTCGCCGCAGGATCAAGCAGATAGGCCAGCACCAGGGCCACGGCAAAGGGAAGGAGCGCTCCGCTGAGATGATCCAGCAGACGGACGGCCGCCCAAATTAATCCCCCGGCCAGAGCCAGGCGAACAACGCGGTCAAAGGTGAACGGCTTGTTCGTGATCATCAAGGCTCCTGTGGTTGAGAGGTGGCTGATCACCAAAGAAAAAACAGTAGCGGTTTGCCGCGTGTGGTGCAAATAGGGCAAGCGCTGGAATTATCGGGAGCAGGATACAAGATTGAGTAAATTTTGTCTATAGCGTCTTTGCTTTAGAAAGAGATGGGTTGACGAATGGCAACGTCCATAGTCAGATGCGCCATGCAAGAACACCTTGATGCAACGGACTGCCGGAATGTTCGCCCCGGACTCTTGGAACTGTTTGCGGCCTTGTTGCGGCTGGGCTGTACCGCATTTGGCGGCCCTGCCATGGTGCCGCATATCCGGCGGTTGGCCGTTGAACGCAAGGGCTGGCTCCAGGAGTCCCAGTTTCGGCTGGGCATGGCTGTTTGCCAAGTGATTCCCGGGGCGACCGCCATGCAGGTGGCCGCCTATGTGGGCCTGCGGGCCAGGGGCGGACTCGGCGCACTGATGGCCTACCTGGGCTTCGGGCTGCCCGCGTTCCTGTTCATGCTCGGTCTGAGCGTGGTCTATTTCCAGTCCCGTGATCTGGCTGCGGTGCAGTCCGCATTCGCGGGATTGAACATCGTGGTGGCCGCCCTGGTGGTGGATGCGGCCTGGAATTTTTCCTCCCGCTATCTGGAGCGCCCCATCCATGTGCTCCTGGCTCTGGCCACGGGAGCCTGGCTCGGGCTGGGCGGCAATCCCATTTGGGCGCTGGTGCTTTGCTGCGCTCTGGCCGTGCTGCTTTTTCGGCAGGAGGACGGCGGCGGAACCACTCCCCGTCCCCACGTTCCTGCCGCGCCCATCGGGGTTGGCCCGGCCGTGGCGTCCCTGCTGTTCATCGTGGCCGGGCTGGGCGCGTTGTATGTCCTGGACCGTCCCCATTTCGACCTGGCATCCATGATGGCCCGCATCGACTGCTTCGCCTTTGGGGGCGGATATGTCTCCCTGCCGCTCATGCTGCACGAGGTCACGTCCCGGGGCATCATGAGCGAATCCATGCTCATGGACGGCATCGCCCTGGGGCAGGTCACCCCCGGTCCCATCGTCATTACCTCCACCTTTGTGGGCTACGCCGTGTCCGGGCTGGTGGGGGCGTTTCTGGCCACGGTGTTTGTCTTTGCGCCGTCTTTTTTCTTTCTGTCCGTGGCAACCGCTGCCGGGGAGCGCCTGTCCGGTTCCGTATGGGCGCGCCG is a window encoding:
- the chrA gene encoding chromate efflux transporter, whose protein sequence is MQEHLDATDCRNVRPGLLELFAALLRLGCTAFGGPAMVPHIRRLAVERKGWLQESQFRLGMAVCQVIPGATAMQVAAYVGLRARGGLGALMAYLGFGLPAFLFMLGLSVVYFQSRDLAAVQSAFAGLNIVVAALVVDAAWNFSSRYLERPIHVLLALATGAWLGLGGNPIWALVLCCALAVLLFRQEDGGGTTPRPHVPAAPIGVGPAVASLLFIVAGLGALYVLDRPHFDLASMMARIDCFAFGGGYVSLPLMLHEVTSRGIMSESMLMDGIALGQVTPGPIVITSTFVGYAVSGLVGAFLATVFVFAPSFFFLSVATAAGERLSGSVWARRALRGSLISLVGLMAAMGGRFLAAVPWGPWEAVVALAAFTALRCKVDVLWVVLVGAALSALVL